One genomic segment of Clostridium saccharoperbutylacetonicum N1-4(HMT) includes these proteins:
- a CDS encoding HTH domain-containing protein encodes MKINLTRRRRDILNAEEYITGNELARICNVSIRTIRSDIKEINAQLK; translated from the coding sequence GTGAAAATAAATTTGACTCGCAGACGTAGAGATATTTTAAATGCAGAAGAATACATAACAGGAAATGAATTAGCTAGAATTTGTAATGTGTCTATTAGAACAATAAGAAGTGATATTAAAGAGATTAATGCTCAATTAAAGTAA
- a CDS encoding PTS sugar transporter subunit IIC translates to MENNNFMKKFNDILESKLMPIGDKISRQRHLKAVRDGMMSVVPLTIIGGLFMIIAAPPVNKDVFAWSPKVQGILLLPYTMTMAIMAFFATIAIAYSLAKQYELEEISASVIAGVIFLLICAPAQSIIPKGMEVPQSMLSVTYLDAKGLFSGIIIALVVVEIIRFLKKRKITIKMPDGVPPAVAASFDSIIPLLVCIVIFYSISVFCQLTFNLSFPQVINKLLTPALNAADTLPFILICVLLMKLFWLLGVHGGSIMMSLLTPIMTANLMTNAALSTGGQNPTQIFTSIFIYCFAITNIPPSVLALKSKSAHLKAIGKVSLLPAIFNIGEPLVFGLPFVLNPILAIPFIIIPMINISIAYFAVKLGFIAKAVVEPPFTTPGPIYAFLGTLDYKAIILWCVLTTIAFVIYYPFFKIYDKELLKQEAEQMEN, encoded by the coding sequence ATGGAAAACAATAATTTTATGAAGAAATTTAATGATATTCTGGAAAGTAAATTGATGCCTATTGGAGATAAAATTAGTAGGCAAAGGCATTTAAAAGCTGTTAGAGATGGTATGATGAGTGTAGTTCCTTTAACTATTATAGGTGGATTATTTATGATAATTGCAGCACCACCTGTAAACAAAGATGTCTTTGCATGGAGCCCTAAGGTTCAAGGGATTCTTTTGTTACCGTATACAATGACGATGGCAATAATGGCTTTCTTTGCTACAATAGCTATAGCATATAGCTTAGCAAAACAATATGAATTAGAAGAAATAAGTGCAAGCGTTATAGCTGGGGTTATATTTTTATTGATTTGTGCACCCGCACAAAGTATCATACCTAAGGGCATGGAAGTACCTCAATCTATGTTGTCAGTTACTTATTTGGATGCTAAGGGATTATTTAGTGGAATAATTATTGCACTTGTTGTTGTTGAGATAATAAGATTTTTGAAGAAGAGAAAAATTACTATAAAAATGCCAGATGGTGTTCCACCGGCTGTAGCTGCATCTTTTGATTCGATAATACCATTATTAGTTTGTATTGTTATATTTTATTCTATAAGTGTGTTTTGTCAGTTAACATTTAATCTTTCGTTTCCACAAGTAATAAATAAATTATTAACACCTGCACTTAATGCAGCAGATACGCTTCCTTTTATATTGATTTGTGTGTTGTTAATGAAATTGTTTTGGCTTTTAGGAGTACATGGTGGTAGTATTATGATGAGCTTGCTTACTCCGATTATGACGGCTAATCTTATGACAAATGCAGCATTATCCACTGGTGGACAAAATCCAACACAAATATTTACAAGTATATTTATATATTGCTTTGCAATAACAAATATACCTCCATCAGTTTTGGCATTAAAAAGTAAGAGTGCTCATTTAAAAGCAATTGGAAAAGTAAGTTTACTCCCAGCAATTTTTAATATAGGTGAACCTTTAGTATTTGGATTACCATTTGTATTGAATCCAATATTGGCAATTCCATTTATCATTATCCCAATGATAAATATATCTATAGCATATTTTGCAGTTAAACTTGGTTTTATTGCTAAAGCTGTTGTAGAGCCACCATTTACTACTCCTGGACCTATTTATGCATTTTTGGGAACTTTAGATTATAAAGCAATTATATTATGGTGCGTTTTAACTACAATTGCTTTTGTAATATATTATCCTTTCTTTAAAATTTATGATAAAGAATTATTAAAACAAGAAGCAGAACAAATGGAAAACTAA
- a CDS encoding 2-keto-3-deoxygluconate permease, whose amino-acid sequence MNILERVQKIPGGMMVVPMAIAAIINTFMPSILQVGNPLTATFTGKGTMCVVGMMLVFTGIQIKPRQILLCLKRGGILSGLKVVIGIVFGLLIMKLFGMDGILGISTLAWVACLTSCNPGLYIALMNDYGDEIDKVNYVLLNVIGLPFIPVCILGFANGNGLDYKSIIATIVPLIVGMLLGCLDPKIRSFSKDGVKVLIPFMGFCLGANINLGLAIHSIGKGMLLFVVYMIFNFIPLYLIDTKVLKQKGHSSTAISCVAGLAMTVPSLMAESDKSYLQYVNEATAQLAFVVVISAVVTPWLVKKVVNKKEFERSIVSANF is encoded by the coding sequence ATGAATATTTTAGAACGTGTTCAGAAAATACCTGGAGGAATGATGGTCGTACCAATGGCCATTGCAGCAATAATTAATACATTTATGCCTAGTATTTTGCAGGTAGGGAATCCATTAACTGCTACTTTTACAGGAAAGGGAACCATGTGCGTAGTTGGAATGATGCTGGTGTTTACTGGCATTCAAATTAAACCTAGACAAATACTTCTTTGCTTAAAAAGAGGTGGCATACTAAGTGGTTTAAAAGTTGTTATTGGGATTGTCTTTGGGCTTTTAATAATGAAACTATTTGGAATGGATGGGATATTAGGTATATCAACATTAGCTTGGGTTGCCTGTTTAACAAGCTGCAATCCTGGATTATACATAGCTCTTATGAATGATTATGGGGATGAAATTGATAAGGTTAATTATGTATTGTTAAACGTAATTGGTCTTCCATTTATACCAGTATGTATTTTAGGATTTGCAAATGGAAATGGTTTAGATTATAAGAGTATAATTGCAACCATTGTACCTTTAATTGTAGGAATGCTTTTAGGATGTCTAGATCCAAAGATAAGAAGCTTTTCAAAGGATGGAGTAAAGGTATTAATTCCATTTATGGGCTTTTGCCTTGGAGCAAATATTAATCTAGGCTTAGCAATTCACTCAATTGGAAAAGGTATGCTGTTATTTGTAGTTTATATGATCTTTAATTTTATCCCTTTATATTTGATTGATACAAAGGTGCTTAAGCAAAAAGGACATTCATCAACTGCAATAAGTTGTGTTGCAGGTTTAGCTATGACAGTTCCGAGTTTAATGGCTGAAAGCGATAAAAGTTACCTTCAATATGTAAATGAGGCAACAGCGCAACTAGCTTTTGTAGTAGTGATAAGTGCAGTTGTAACACCTTGGCTAGTTAAAAAAGTTGTTAATAAAAAAGAATTTGAAAGGTCAATAGTTTCTGCAAATTTTTAA
- a CDS encoding GH39 family glycosyl hydrolase: MNINHELVNFNTSSPLQFSVLAIENLERYWHQSIELLYVLSGNAQVYCRNTQYNLREDDIILINMFDVHSVSGNKCEVLSLKIDFSALDPEISHYSQKRFNCNSSIETDKTKFTPLKKLIALIIKNNINPVDSIDLLNKSYIYKLLYLLTTYFKGEYNSNYKDTNKNIERIKNIVNYINEHYREKISLNSLGETFFLSTPYISKIFKEYIGLSFSDYLTEIRLSHAVKDLANPNSKIEYVSERNGFSNTRSFVAAFKNKYNYLPSKYRKKEETNYIRQKRNMTESINYFALNHNTSFNRLVNYLPKSNISAEINKSNTEIYEIEAIDTSVKGIPLRHTFKTLIGIGKAKNILISENQHMLTEMQRDIGFKYIRFHGLLDDEMMFYSENKAGAPELCFTYIDLVIDFLLSINIKPFMELSFMPKELALDSNRTMFLIPSVISLPKSMDKWNYSIEILIKHFISRYGRKEVESWPFFLWNEPDLTKMFGFENKNDFFEFYKETYNTVKKISPLISFGSSPVFSDTIAGSNDWIDTFMDYCKLNNCLPDFINMHFYPINLSGEDPTTLSQKVHAEMRRRLVYIESENALKENINRVKNRIKANNWNTDKLYLIGWNSSISHNELLNDTVYKSAYIAKNILENYDSLESFGYWQVSDFTEEVKISDQLYHGGQGFFTYNRIKKSHYYIFQMLSKLGDKLIKKGDGFFITTDGNNIQIMLYNYEHFSKLYASGEIFDLTFANRYTPFSKQNSLKIILPLKKLFEKKYQITETIVNKSYGSSFDKWLELGGLPLEHLEDIDYLKFASLPRIQKRIETAENNILTITAELEPHEVRFIEIKAVL, encoded by the coding sequence ATGAATATAAATCATGAACTAGTAAATTTTAATACATCTTCTCCTTTGCAATTTTCTGTTCTTGCTATTGAAAACTTAGAAAGGTATTGGCATCAAAGTATCGAACTACTATATGTATTATCTGGTAATGCTCAAGTTTATTGTCGTAATACTCAATATAATTTGCGTGAAGATGATATTATTCTCATAAATATGTTTGATGTTCACTCTGTATCTGGTAATAAATGTGAAGTTTTATCTTTAAAAATTGATTTTTCTGCATTAGATCCTGAGATTTCTCATTATTCTCAAAAGCGATTTAATTGTAATTCTTCTATAGAAACAGATAAAACAAAATTTACACCATTAAAAAAGCTTATTGCATTAATTATAAAAAATAATATTAATCCAGTAGATAGCATAGATCTTTTAAATAAATCTTATATTTATAAATTATTATACTTATTAACCACTTATTTTAAGGGGGAATACAATTCTAATTATAAAGATACAAACAAAAACATTGAAAGAATAAAAAATATAGTAAACTACATAAATGAACATTATAGAGAAAAAATTTCTTTGAATAGTTTAGGCGAAACCTTTTTCTTATCAACCCCTTATATTTCGAAAATTTTCAAAGAATATATTGGCCTTAGTTTTAGTGATTATTTAACAGAAATTAGACTTTCTCATGCTGTAAAAGATTTGGCTAATCCTAATTCAAAAATTGAATATGTTTCCGAAAGAAATGGTTTTTCTAATACACGTTCATTTGTAGCTGCCTTTAAAAATAAGTATAATTATCTTCCGAGTAAGTATCGTAAAAAAGAAGAGACTAATTATATTAGGCAAAAAAGAAATATGACAGAAAGTATTAATTACTTTGCTTTAAATCACAATACCTCATTTAATCGTTTAGTAAATTATCTTCCTAAAAGTAATATTTCAGCTGAAATAAATAAATCTAACACTGAGATATATGAAATAGAAGCAATAGATACCTCTGTAAAAGGCATTCCATTAAGACATACTTTTAAAACTTTAATAGGTATTGGAAAAGCAAAAAATATATTAATTTCTGAAAATCAACATATGCTAACAGAAATGCAAAGAGATATAGGCTTTAAATATATACGCTTTCATGGCTTATTAGATGACGAAATGATGTTTTATTCAGAAAATAAAGCAGGAGCTCCTGAACTGTGTTTTACTTATATTGATTTAGTCATTGATTTTTTACTTTCAATTAATATAAAGCCTTTTATGGAACTTTCTTTTATGCCCAAAGAACTTGCTTTGGATTCTAATCGTACAATGTTTCTTATTCCATCTGTAATAAGTCTTCCAAAAAGTATGGATAAGTGGAATTATTCCATTGAAATCTTAATTAAACATTTTATATCTCGCTATGGAAGAAAGGAAGTTGAGTCTTGGCCATTTTTTCTTTGGAATGAACCAGATCTAACAAAAATGTTTGGATTCGAAAATAAGAATGATTTCTTTGAATTCTATAAAGAAACCTACAATACTGTGAAGAAAATAAGTCCACTTATTAGCTTTGGAAGTTCTCCAGTATTTTCAGATACTATAGCAGGTTCGAACGATTGGATAGATACTTTTATGGATTATTGTAAATTAAATAATTGTTTACCTGATTTTATAAACATGCATTTTTATCCAATAAATTTATCTGGAGAAGATCCAACTACTCTTTCACAGAAAGTTCATGCAGAAATGAGAAGACGTCTTGTATATATAGAATCTGAAAATGCTCTAAAAGAAAATATTAATCGTGTTAAAAATAGAATAAAAGCTAACAATTGGAACACAGATAAATTATATCTAATTGGCTGGAATTCCTCAATTTCTCATAATGAATTACTAAATGATACGGTGTATAAATCAGCATATATTGCTAAAAATATATTAGAAAACTATGATAGCCTTGAAAGTTTTGGCTATTGGCAGGTATCTGACTTTACCGAAGAAGTAAAAATAAGTGATCAATTATATCATGGAGGTCAAGGCTTTTTTACATATAACAGAATTAAAAAATCTCACTATTACATTTTTCAAATGCTTAGTAAACTTGGTGATAAATTGATAAAAAAAGGAGATGGGTTCTTTATAACAACAGATGGAAATAATATTCAAATAATGCTATATAATTATGAGCATTTTTCAAAACTATATGCATCTGGTGAAATATTTGATCTTACTTTTGCTAATAGATATACACCATTTTCAAAACAAAATTCATTAAAAATAATTCTACCATTAAAAAAACTTTTTGAAAAGAAATATCAGATAACTGAAACTATTGTAAATAAGTCATATGGAAGTTCTTTTGACAAGTGGCTTGAATTAGGAGGTCTTCCTTTAGAGCATCTTGAAGATATTGATTATTTGAAATTTGCATCTCTTCCAAGGATTCAAAAAAGGATAGAAACTGCTGAAAATAACATTTTAACAATAACAGCAGAATTAGAGCCTCATGAAGTTCGTTTTATAGAAATTAAAGCTGTATTATAG
- a CDS encoding AtuA-related protein: protein MKLRKIAHSRTGDKGDISVISVIVYDEKNYKKIKEEVTVEKVKKQFVNIVKGKITRYEIESLGALNFVMENALGGGVTRSLAIDPHGKSLSSLLLEIELSD, encoded by the coding sequence ATGAAATTAAGAAAAATTGCACATTCAAGAACTGGAGATAAGGGAGATATTTCAGTTATTTCAGTTATTGTATATGATGAAAAAAATTATAAAAAAATTAAAGAAGAAGTTACTGTAGAAAAGGTAAAGAAACAATTTGTGAATATTGTAAAAGGTAAAATAACTAGATATGAAATAGAAAGTCTTGGAGCTTTGAACTTTGTAATGGAAAATGCTTTAGGAGGAGGAGTTACGCGTTCTTTAGCAATAGATCCGCATGGAAAGTCATTGAGTTCATTATTATTAGAAATAGAATTAAGTGATTAA
- a CDS encoding carbohydrate deacetylase: MNLIINADDFGLTLGVSKGIITGMKEGIITDTSAMVNSKDFDTSVLLAKEAGIETMGVHLNITALRPVSKIEEVKSIVDSNGFFYKNPNIIPTPYNYIEIENELKEQIKKFLKTGLGLDHLDVHHGFNTIDKKIFKIILDLAEKYKIPLRRNTDKFENTKEKTVIMTQYFNKEFYNENANEDGLKDILNKYKDSKSTLEIMTHPGFVDEDLKNISSYNINRKKELEVLTSDEIKEFLINNDIKLISYKLLSKL; the protein is encoded by the coding sequence ATGAATTTAATTATTAATGCAGATGACTTTGGTTTAACATTAGGTGTATCTAAAGGAATAATTACGGGAATGAAAGAAGGAATAATAACAGATACCTCAGCAATGGTTAATTCAAAAGATTTTGACACAAGTGTCTTGTTAGCTAAGGAAGCTGGAATAGAAACAATGGGAGTTCATTTAAATATTACAGCCCTTAGACCTGTAAGTAAAATAGAGGAAGTAAAGAGTATAGTAGATTCCAATGGATTCTTTTACAAAAATCCTAATATTATTCCAACACCATACAATTACATAGAAATAGAAAATGAACTTAAGGAACAAATTAAAAAGTTTTTAAAAACAGGTCTTGGGCTTGATCATTTAGATGTTCATCATGGATTCAATACAATAGATAAAAAAATATTTAAAATTATACTCGATTTAGCTGAAAAATATAAAATACCTTTAAGAAGAAATACAGATAAGTTTGAAAATACAAAAGAAAAGACAGTAATAATGACTCAATATTTCAATAAGGAATTTTATAATGAGAATGCTAATGAAGATGGACTAAAAGATATATTAAATAAGTATAAAGATAGTAAATCTACCTTGGAAATAATGACACATCCGGGATTTGTAGATGAAGATTTAAAAAATATATCAAGCTATAATATAAACCGTAAAAAGGAATTAGAGGTATTAACTAGTGATGAAATAAAAGAATTTTTAATAAACAATGATATAAAATTAATTAGTTACAAGCTGTTAAGTAAATTATAA
- a CDS encoding DAPG hydrolase family protein, whose translation MENMNYIPNGGQTYMPFQDNIKVKIFDFKPLDAPKSPIPTLQLKDEFKEKGFFKAEDCQHFIPGVTAEMLDWFWANMEKCYYLWAPGAHKRFSWVKSPVEYGFINSKHMISEAMVPGRPVFGGNGVVINRFDLNWFPFTTALEHVIVEGILNDKNEIVDINIHMWENVEGGIIHVTSAAINTRISEPPSFIKDSLDSMPTNEDRAIHAEYEAAMWPVFLPKLYDLWRDHPDLSQNVQCDLRVKVSENGQLEYISENKPVTI comes from the coding sequence ATGGAAAATATGAATTATATACCTAATGGCGGACAAACTTATATGCCTTTTCAAGATAATATTAAGGTTAAAATCTTTGATTTTAAACCTCTTGATGCACCAAAATCACCTATACCTACCTTACAGCTAAAAGATGAATTTAAGGAAAAAGGATTTTTTAAAGCTGAAGATTGTCAACATTTTATTCCCGGTGTTACTGCAGAAATGTTAGATTGGTTTTGGGCTAATATGGAGAAATGCTATTATCTATGGGCACCAGGTGCACATAAGAGATTTAGTTGGGTAAAATCTCCTGTAGAATATGGATTTATAAATTCAAAACATATGATTTCAGAAGCAATGGTTCCAGGAAGACCTGTATTCGGTGGAAATGGAGTAGTGATCAATAGATTTGATTTAAATTGGTTTCCGTTTACAACAGCACTTGAGCATGTGATAGTAGAAGGCATTCTTAATGATAAGAATGAAATAGTAGATATTAACATTCATATGTGGGAAAATGTTGAAGGAGGAATAATTCATGTGACCTCTGCAGCAATAAATACTAGAATTAGTGAACCTCCATCTTTCATTAAAGACTCCCTTGATTCAATGCCAACAAATGAAGATAGAGCAATTCATGCAGAATATGAGGCTGCTATGTGGCCAGTTTTTCTTCCAAAGCTTTATGATCTGTGGAGGGATCATCCAGATTTATCTCAAAATGTTCAATGTGATTTAAGAGTTAAAGTATCAGAAAATGGACAGTTGGAATATATATCTGAAAACAAACCAGTAACAATATAG
- a CDS encoding neutral/alkaline non-lysosomal ceramidase N-terminal domain-containing protein: protein MDSIKTSFSKERISIKPETIMAGYGGRISKGINDDLYVRTILFKSEEELFILIQLDLLAIDYYLSDLIKGSLKEQFNIKYENVNISCIHTHSAIGGIVNTKEAINKRYQKTFGDFDKYIAEEIIHKIMLCVERCISSTENFTISYGKDVVEGICTDRNNMENEIDNLLQVLHIKTESNKQAVIYNFACHPTILEKSNELISADFPGETSKFLEANNIVLAMFNNGACGNISTRFTKRESSFNEVKRIGRELGENILNIANKYEENNLKFSNIKQTHKNLFLNIKETRTKENIENEILVIKDKIQNALDNNLDKNTIKPLYYELEGAKRNLELAESLKDIKTIEVRINIINFDNIYIVYIPGELFSSLGDKIKGAFKDKTILITCYSNGYIGYIPDQRAYENGCFEVMLTVLAKGEGEKLALDIIKQIQ from the coding sequence ATGGATTCTATTAAAACTTCTTTCTCAAAGGAAAGGATATCTATAAAACCAGAAACAATTATGGCCGGATATGGAGGTCGAATTTCAAAAGGAATTAATGACGATTTATATGTAAGGACTATTTTATTTAAGAGTGAAGAGGAACTTTTTATATTAATACAATTGGATCTTTTAGCAATTGATTATTATCTTAGTGATTTAATCAAAGGGAGTTTAAAAGAGCAATTTAATATTAAATACGAAAATGTAAATATTAGCTGTATTCATACACATTCAGCTATAGGTGGGATTGTTAATACAAAAGAGGCTATTAACAAAAGATATCAAAAAACATTTGGAGATTTTGATAAATATATAGCTGAAGAAATAATTCATAAGATAATGCTATGTGTTGAAAGATGTATAAGCTCCACTGAAAATTTCACTATTTCATATGGCAAAGATGTAGTAGAAGGTATATGTACAGACAGAAATAATATGGAAAATGAAATAGATAATTTGTTGCAGGTTTTACATATAAAAACTGAGAGTAACAAGCAGGCTGTTATATACAATTTTGCCTGTCACCCAACGATTTTAGAAAAAAGTAATGAGCTTATTTCAGCAGATTTTCCAGGAGAAACTTCAAAGTTTTTAGAAGCAAATAATATAGTTTTAGCAATGTTCAACAATGGTGCTTGTGGAAATATAAGTACAAGATTTACTAAAAGGGAGTCTTCATTCAATGAAGTAAAACGAATAGGCAGAGAGCTTGGAGAAAATATATTGAATATTGCTAATAAATATGAAGAAAACAACTTGAAGTTTTCAAATATAAAACAAACCCATAAAAATCTTTTTCTTAATATAAAAGAGACAAGGACTAAAGAAAATATAGAAAATGAAATTCTTGTAATTAAAGATAAAATTCAAAATGCTTTAGATAATAATTTGGATAAGAATACAATTAAGCCATTGTATTATGAACTTGAAGGAGCTAAAAGAAATTTAGAATTAGCAGAGAGCTTAAAGGATATAAAGACAATTGAAGTAAGAATAAATATAATTAATTTTGATAATATATATATTGTCTATATTCCTGGAGAATTATTTTCATCACTTGGAGATAAGATTAAAGGAGCTTTTAAGGATAAAACAATCTTAATCACATGCTATAGTAACGGATATATAGGTTATATACCTGATCAGAGAGCCTATGAAAATGGATGTTTTGAGGTTATGCTGACTGTATTAGCAAAGGGAGAAGGAGAAAAACTTGCTTTAGATATTATAAAGCAAATACAATGA
- a CDS encoding acyclic terpene utilization AtuA family protein, whose amino-acid sequence MKSIRIGGGAGYGGDRIEPAVDLIKYGKLDYIIFECLAERTIALGQLQKLSDNKKGYNELLEYRMEKVLPLIKEKNIKVITNMGSANPISAMKVIKEMAKDMKISGIKIAAVLGDDISDNIEKYIENQVIETGEKLKSISNIISANAYIGCKGIVEALENGADIVVTGRVADPSLVLGPLVYEFKWRFDDYDLLGKGTLAGHLLECAAQVMGGYFVDPPYKEIKDLWNLGFPIGEINEEGHIVISKLEQAGGQVTVDTCKEQILYEIQDPEEYFTPDVIADFSKVRVKEIGRDEILVEGASGKAATELYKTSVGYKDCYIGEGEISYGGTGAYERAKIAGEIIKKRLEYVKLPIEELKIDYIGVNSLYDSSLKEKASYDEVRLRVAARTLTKKDAIVIGNEVEALYTNGPAGGGGARKYVREVVSIVSILIPAEDIKISVQYEEV is encoded by the coding sequence ATGAAAAGCATTAGAATTGGTGGCGGAGCTGGATATGGAGGAGATAGGATTGAGCCTGCAGTTGATTTAATTAAGTATGGAAAGCTTGATTATATTATATTTGAATGTCTAGCAGAAAGAACTATTGCACTTGGACAATTGCAAAAGCTTTCTGATAATAAGAAAGGTTATAATGAACTTTTGGAATATAGAATGGAAAAAGTATTACCATTAATAAAAGAAAAAAATATAAAAGTTATAACTAATATGGGAAGTGCAAATCCAATCTCAGCAATGAAGGTAATAAAAGAAATGGCTAAGGACATGAAGATTAGTGGCATAAAAATAGCAGCAGTTTTAGGAGATGATATTAGTGATAATATTGAGAAATATATAGAAAATCAAGTTATTGAAACAGGTGAAAAGTTAAAATCAATTTCAAACATTATATCAGCAAATGCATATATAGGCTGCAAAGGCATAGTTGAGGCTTTAGAAAATGGAGCCGATATTGTAGTTACAGGAAGAGTTGCAGACCCATCCTTAGTACTTGGACCATTAGTATATGAGTTTAAGTGGAGATTTGATGATTATGACTTATTAGGAAAAGGAACTTTAGCAGGACATCTTTTAGAATGTGCAGCTCAAGTAATGGGAGGGTATTTTGTTGATCCACCTTATAAGGAAATAAAAGATCTTTGGAATTTAGGCTTTCCAATTGGAGAGATAAATGAAGAAGGACATATAGTTATTTCAAAATTAGAACAAGCTGGTGGACAAGTTACAGTAGATACTTGTAAGGAACAAATTTTATATGAGATTCAAGATCCAGAAGAGTATTTTACTCCAGATGTAATTGCAGATTTCTCTAAAGTTAGAGTTAAAGAAATAGGAAGAGATGAAATTTTAGTTGAAGGTGCAAGTGGAAAAGCAGCAACAGAATTATATAAAACCAGTGTTGGCTATAAAGATTGCTACATTGGTGAGGGTGAAATAAGTTATGGCGGTACAGGAGCTTATGAAAGAGCAAAAATAGCAGGAGAAATAATAAAAAAGAGATTGGAATATGTAAAGCTCCCTATTGAAGAATTAAAAATAGATTATATTGGTGTAAATTCATTATATGACTCTAGTTTAAAAGAAAAAGCTTCTTATGATGAAGTAAGACTTAGAGTTGCAGCCAGAACATTAACTAAAAAGGATGCAATAGTTATAGGAAATGAAGTAGAAGCACTTTACACAAATGGGCCAGCTGGTGGTGGTGGTGCAAGAAAATATGTAAGAGAAGTAGTTTCAATTGTATCAATTCTAATTCCAGCAGAGGATATAAAAATATCTGTTCAGTATGAGGAGGTATAA
- a CDS encoding flavodoxin family protein — MKILGISGGRKDGNNDAMCKEALMAAKEMGAEVEFVHLLDLDIKHCTGCTACVNSLMSGKGNMCVLKDDFDWLLDKMLDADGVIFSNPIFCKGAPSMFLAIRDRFGPRMDRGNNVVATKIAEATGGKAPDPRILKDKVVSYIGIGGSDWVTRFQCDSAIQALTPMWKVIDNTVFPWSTGIVVDEDKVAKVHQIGINIAKAAQDIENATYKGEEGVCPHCHSRNFFLDRESTHAVCCMCGIEGEVKIVDGKVSFEFPEEQLEHAHDTLSGKFIHAEDIKKTVAISMELKTSDEYKERLENYKNFISGSKPAR; from the coding sequence ATGAAGATTTTAGGTATTTCAGGTGGAAGAAAAGACGGCAATAATGATGCCATGTGTAAAGAAGCTTTAATGGCTGCAAAGGAAATGGGAGCAGAAGTTGAATTTGTTCATTTATTAGACTTAGATATAAAGCATTGTACTGGATGTACAGCTTGCGTTAATTCGCTTATGAGTGGAAAAGGAAATATGTGCGTACTTAAAGATGATTTTGATTGGTTACTAGATAAGATGTTAGATGCAGATGGAGTAATTTTCTCAAATCCAATTTTCTGCAAAGGCGCGCCAAGTATGTTCCTTGCAATTAGAGATCGTTTTGGACCAAGAATGGATAGAGGAAATAATGTTGTAGCAACTAAGATTGCAGAAGCAACAGGTGGAAAAGCACCAGATCCAAGAATATTAAAAGATAAAGTTGTTTCATATATAGGAATTGGTGGTTCTGATTGGGTTACAAGATTCCAATGTGATTCAGCAATACAAGCTTTGACTCCGATGTGGAAGGTTATAGATAATACTGTGTTCCCTTGGTCAACAGGAATTGTTGTTGATGAAGATAAAGTTGCAAAAGTACATCAAATTGGTATTAATATTGCAAAAGCAGCACAAGACATTGAAAATGCTACTTATAAAGGTGAAGAAGGAGTTTGTCCACATTGTCATAGCAGAAATTTCTTCCTAGATAGAGAATCTACTCATGCTGTATGTTGTATGTGTGGTATTGAAGGTGAAGTTAAAATTGTTGATGGTAAGGTAAGCTTTGAATTTCCAGAAGAACAATTAGAACATGCTCATGATACTTTATCAGGAAAGTTTATTCATGCTGAAGATATAAAGAAGACTGTTGCAATAAGTATGGAATTAAAAACATCAGATGAATATAAAGAACGTTTGGAAAATTATAAGAATTTTATTAGCGGAAGTAAGCCAGCGAGATAA